From Polynucleobacter sp. JS-JIR-II-b4, a single genomic window includes:
- a CDS encoding adenine phosphoribosyltransferase, producing MNLLDYLPGVPDFPKPGVLFRDISPLLANPMAFKEAIRQLDQVAKQFDYTHILGIESRGFIFGSALAHHAHKGLALARKPNKLPLASHREAYGLEYGNDALEIQQSTLPKDARVLLLDDVLATGGTLVAADKLIRSAGFKVCGAITLLEITFLNGSDLLNQSGIRHQSVLKS from the coding sequence ATGAATTTATTAGATTATCTACCCGGGGTTCCTGATTTTCCAAAACCCGGGGTTCTTTTTAGGGATATATCGCCCTTGTTAGCCAATCCAATGGCTTTTAAAGAGGCTATTCGTCAGCTAGATCAGGTAGCCAAGCAATTTGATTACACCCACATTCTAGGGATTGAGTCTCGTGGCTTTATCTTCGGCTCCGCTCTAGCCCACCACGCACACAAGGGCTTGGCGCTGGCCAGAAAGCCTAACAAACTCCCTTTAGCTAGTCATCGTGAAGCTTATGGCCTGGAATATGGAAATGATGCTTTAGAGATTCAGCAATCTACCCTACCTAAAGATGCCAGAGTGTTGCTGCTTGACGATGTTCTTGCTACCGGCGGAACTTTAGTTGCTGCCGATAAATTAATCCGTAGTGCTGGCTTTAAAGTATGTGGCGCAATCACCTTGCTAGAAATAACCTTCCTAAATGGCAGTGATCTTTTAAATCAATCCGGCATTCGCCATCAGTCCGTCTTAAAAAGCTAG
- a CDS encoding Smr/MutS family protein — MRTLFNQCPHCGSVNLPILSSDTIELNIKQDGPYVEEALDRLTDILRKSLEVGIKAIILIHGYGSSGEGGRIKWAIHEALENNRYSDRVDEYHFGEDVAYGGEAYHALLRRRPGLKRYLKRFKEGNAGMTVLLLGSQARSA, encoded by the coding sequence ATGCGGACATTGTTTAATCAGTGTCCGCATTGCGGTTCTGTCAATTTACCCATCTTGAGCTCGGATACGATTGAGCTCAACATCAAGCAAGATGGGCCATATGTTGAAGAGGCTCTAGATCGCCTAACGGACATCCTACGAAAATCGCTAGAAGTAGGTATTAAGGCCATCATTTTGATTCATGGATATGGGTCTAGTGGTGAGGGCGGTCGTATTAAGTGGGCTATTCATGAAGCGCTAGAAAACAATCGATACTCCGACCGAGTCGACGAATACCATTTTGGTGAAGATGTCGCCTATGGTGGCGAGGCCTATCATGCCTTACTTAGGCGACGTCCTGGTTTAAAGCGCTATCTCAAGCGCTTTAAGGAGGGCAATGCTGGTATGACAGTTTTATTGCTGGGATCTCAGGCTAGAAGTGCTTAG
- a CDS encoding YqjK-like family protein — protein sequence MSEHLKALELRQHQLKLQAHRERTEFAEHFEVWEKPLSWADKGVDAVNFLRSNPILWTSAFAALAHYKPKLASKALAVGWGAMKIIKSAKKLI from the coding sequence ATGAGTGAGCATTTAAAAGCTTTAGAGCTCCGCCAACACCAATTGAAGCTTCAGGCACACCGTGAGCGCACGGAGTTTGCTGAACATTTTGAGGTTTGGGAAAAGCCGCTCTCTTGGGCTGATAAGGGGGTTGATGCGGTTAACTTCTTAAGAAGCAACCCCATTCTGTGGACCAGTGCATTTGCAGCACTTGCGCATTACAAACCCAAGTTGGCGAGCAAGGCTTTAGCAGTAGGTTGGGGCGCCATGAAGATCATCAAGAGTGCTAAAAAACTGATTTAA
- a CDS encoding YqjD family protein translates to MTTKKLEHSDSHEDKQAGAESLIGEFKSLMADAEALIKATEDHPGAAISSIRNKALETLAGAKESLSGVEGKMLDKAKVAAEGADDFVHRNPWEAVGVAAGLGLLIGLFIGRR, encoded by the coding sequence ATGACTACTAAGAAACTCGAACATTCAGATTCGCATGAGGATAAGCAAGCTGGCGCAGAAAGCCTGATTGGTGAATTCAAATCCCTGATGGCAGATGCGGAAGCTTTAATCAAGGCAACGGAAGATCATCCAGGCGCTGCTATTAGCTCCATTCGTAATAAAGCCCTAGAAACTCTCGCAGGCGCCAAAGAAAGTCTTTCAGGTGTCGAGGGCAAGATGCTTGATAAAGCGAAGGTGGCTGCTGAAGGCGCTGATGACTTCGTGCATCGCAATCCTTGGGAGGCAGTGGGTGTTGCAGCTGGCTTAGGTTTGTTGATTGGCTTATTCATTGGACGCCGCTAG
- a CDS encoding phage holin family protein — translation MSQENLLSSIKGLASTGASIAQTRLELLSLDVQIARSKFISLLVMIIGALFFLFFGLVMLALLIVIYSWETDRMLALGLLTGAFLLVGLILAALITQSLRTMPRLFEASITELAKDREALSK, via the coding sequence ATGTCTCAAGAAAACTTACTTTCCTCTATCAAAGGCCTTGCATCAACTGGTGCATCGATAGCACAAACGCGCTTAGAGCTTTTATCGCTGGATGTGCAAATCGCCAGAAGTAAATTCATCAGCTTGTTAGTGATGATTATAGGGGCCTTATTCTTTTTATTCTTTGGCCTAGTGATGCTGGCATTGCTTATCGTGATTTATAGCTGGGAAACAGACCGAATGCTGGCCTTAGGTTTATTGACTGGAGCCTTTTTATTGGTTGGTCTGATTCTGGCAGCGCTGATTACTCAATCATTACGTACGATGCCTAGACTATTCGAGGCCTCTATTACTGAATTAGCCAAAGATCGCGAAGCCCTTTCAAAATGA